One genomic window of Dunckerocampus dactyliophorus isolate RoL2022-P2 chromosome 7, RoL_Ddac_1.1, whole genome shotgun sequence includes the following:
- the si:ch211-261d7.3 gene encoding uncharacterized protein si:ch211-261d7.3, whose amino-acid sequence MTEYYEEGGLLYEQSPPMHIKVESPEGHSGGGTSDNGFPRDDDDSEGSCDQSSGVRGGLPFNVVVVHPNLMAPGMSSDDLLSIEQNRAMSAALAANGAGKRKSRFSGAELEVLVSEVTRCEGELFGPAGRLRRRERERIWAGILERVNAVSRVPRTLREVKKRWDDLKRRNGGRLADARHRSWSVPPSRVSMLGQSSQSSPRLQHGKQKQSSRPKPSFPCFPESDTGIGGEGSERDCLEKDEDNPEHERDVGEPDCEHEDNSMEDKLGLGLGLGIGPPPPSERWLPPSPLYSAPFLNGSPQPSSPQPSLGAHQGPLEAPPRSSWLEDELRGLGEAAIQLGNRVEKSLREFAECFTQDMRTLVASQEALALSLQQNNVLLQRLLGVLEAQQQQQQQQRVRQTRHSQTSQQHSQSAQTQQQLQHIEQQLEQQIEVPQPLQHQQHVVQQQSTKLHLQLAQHSNSLSAGALAPSPSSPDDGATFASHPAADMNGSAQKPRRGRAFDHRRRRRR is encoded by the exons ATGACGGAGTACTACGAGGAGGGGGGGCTGCTGTATGAGCAATCACCTCCCATGCACATCAAAGTGGAGTCTCCCGAGGGACACTCTGGAGGGGGGACGTCCGACAACGGCTTCCCCAGGGATGACGACGACTCTGAGGGCAGCTGTGACCAGAGCAGTGGCGTGCGTGGGGGGCTGCCTTTCAATGTGGTAGTGGTGCACCCCAACTTGATGGCGCCCGGCATGTCCTCAGACGACCTCTTGTCAATTGAACAAA ACAGAGCAATGTCGGCTGCATTGGCAGCCAATGGCGCAGGGAAAAGAAAGAGTCGTTTCAGCGGCGCAGAGCTAGAGGTGTTGGTGTCTGAGGTGACACGATGTGAAGGAGAGCTATTTGGCCCGGCGGGGAGGCTCCGTCGGCGAGAAAGAGAACGCATATGGGCTGGGATCCTCGAGAGGGTCAACGCCGTGTCCAGAGTCCCGCGTACGCTTCGGGAGGTTAAGAAGCGTTGGGATGACCTAAAGAGACGCAACGGGGGCCGGCTAGCAGACGCCCGCCACCGCAGCTGGTCTGTGCCGCCCAGCAGAGTGTCGATGCTTGGACAGTCTTCCCAGTCGAGCCCCAGGCTTCAACATGGCAAGCAAAAGCAAAGCTCCAGACCAAAGCCCAGTTTCCCGTGCTTCCCTGAATCTGACACGG GTATTGGAGGAGAGGGGTCTGAGAGAGACTGTTTGGAGAAGGATGAGGACAATCCAGAGCATGAGAGAGATGTCGGAGAGCCGGACTGTGAACATGAAGACAACAGCATGGAAGACAAACTAGGATTAGGACTAGGTCTGGGCATCGGACCACCTCCACCTTCAGAACGATGGCTGCCTCCCTCcccgctctacagcgctccttTCCTCAACGGAAGCCCTCAGCCCAGCAGTCCTCAGCCATCACTTGGAGCACACCAGGGCCCCCTCGAAGCCCCGCCACGCAGCTCCTGGCTTGAAGATGAGCTACGAGGGTTAGGAGAGGCGGCGATTCAGCTGGGGAATCGTGTGGAGAAGAGTCTGCGGGAATTCGCCGAGTGTTTCACACAGGACATGAGAACACTTGTGGCTTCCCAAGAGGCGTTAGCactcagtctacagcaaaacaACGTCCTCCTGCAAAGGCTCTTAGGAGTGCTGGaggcccagcagcagcagcaacaacaacagcgcGTACGGCAGACGCGCCACTCACAGACATCCCAGCAGCACTCGCAGTCAGCTCAGACgcagcagcagctgcagcacattgAACAGCAGCTAGAGCAGCAGATTGAAGTACCACAGCCACTACAACATCAGCAGCATGTAGTACAACAACAATCAACAAAACTACATCTGCAGCTCGCTCAGCATTCAAACAGTCTTTCCGCTGGAGCCCTGGCCCCTTCGCCATCGTCACCTGACGATGGAGCCACTTTTGCTTCTCATCCTGCAGCAGACATGAACGGGAGCGCGCAGAAACCACGGCGAGGGAGAGCTTTCGATCACAGGCGCAGGAGACGACgctaa